The Thermothielavioides terrestris NRRL 8126 chromosome 2, complete sequence genome includes a region encoding these proteins:
- a CDS encoding mitochondrial 37S ribosomal protein MRP2: MSMFRAKKFDLGCFTNIKIIRDHSKRKAFAAAEPERQALRYIIRNTTLPARTRAIAQLLLTQMHCYTRPTQIRNRCILGGKGRGIFRDFKMSRYNFRLQALAGNLPGVKKASW, translated from the exons ATGTCGATGTTCAGGGCCAAGAAGTTCGACCTCGGGTGTTTCACCAACATCAAGATCATCCGCGACCACTCGAAGCGCAAGGCCTttgcggccgccgagccggaGAG ACAAGCGCTGCGCTACATCATCCGCAACACGACGCTCCCCGCCCGCACGCGCGCCATcgcccagctgctgctgaccCAGATGCACTGCTACACGCGCCCGACCCAGATCCGGAACCGGTGTATTCTCGGCGGGAAGGGGCGGGGTATCTTCAGAGATTTCAAGATGTCAAGG TACAACTTCCGGTTGCAAGCGCTGGCGGGTAACTTGCCGGGTGTGAAAAAGGCCAGTTGGTAG